DNA sequence from the Fusobacterium sp. SYSU M8D902 genome:
NNNNNNNNNNNNNNNNNNNNNNNNNNNNNNNNNNNNNNNNNNNNNNNNNNNNNNNNNNNNNNNNNNNNNNNNNCATCATAAATATGTGATAGATCAATAATTTTTTTCATACAACATCTCCCCTTTTAAAAAAAATAGGCCTGAGTATGATCCAAAAGGATATACTCAAGCCTTAAAGCTATCTTTTATATCTATATTCTAACATACAAATATATTTATTTCAAATTTATTTATTTTTAAAGTGTAGAGAATCTCCCCAAGCTCCATATACTATCTCATCACCTATAGATTTTACCTTTTTATCCATATCCTCTTTTGCTTTTTCAACACTATCTTTTATTCCAGGTTTGTTATCATAAAGAAGATATTTTCCCTTATGTTCCAAAGCCGTTGCCGTTGGCATAAGTATATTCGCCCCCGCAAGTAGTCCTTTCTCTCTTCCATTCGGATCAAGACCTTGAAGTGCAGTAGTAGCTGCTATATTAACATCTTTTAAGAGTATTCTCGTAATGGCAATCATCTTTAAGCCCAACTCTACTCTCTTCTCCTCACTTCTAACTACATTTTCCCACTCTTTTCCCAGTGGAGTATCTCTATGTAAAATATATGGTCCCATACCTATCATATCTATATCCATCTCTTTATAGAATAGAATATCATTTACAAGATCCTCTTCTGTTTGATTAGGAAGTCCTATCATAACCCCTGTACCAACTTGATAACCTACCTCTCTCAAATATTCTAAACATCTCTTTCTAACTTCAAAAGTATGTTTGTTATCCATTGGATGTAATTTATTATATATATCTAAGTTAGTAGATTCTATTCTTAATAGATATCTATGTGCTCCAGCATCGAACCATCTTTGATAAGTCTCTTTACTCTGTTCTCCCAACGAAAGAGTTATTCCTAACTTGCCATTAGAAAGAGTTTTTATCTCCTTTATCAAATCTTCGATAAAGTCCACAAACTCCTTATCTTGTCTCTCTCCAGATTGTAGAGCAAGAGAGGCATAATTATTTTCATATATCCATTTTACAGATTTCATTATCTCATCTTTTGACATAGAAAATCTCTCTACCTTTTTATTGTCACGTCTTATTCCACAGTAGTTACAATTTTTTATACATCTATTACTTATTTCAATAAGCCCTCTATAATAGACTTTTCTTCCTACATACTTACTCTTTATTTCATAAGCTTTTTTAAAAAGTAATTCCAAATCCTCTTTATTCTCAATCTTCATCAATTGAATTAAATCAGATTTTGTAAACTCCTCTTGATTTAAAATACTCTCTATTTTTTTTGTCATTTAAACTCCTATCTAATCATCACTTGTTTTCTCTCTTGAAGCCTATACTGCTTAAATCCTACATGAAGATGTCCTCTTCTAGGATAGTATATCAACTGATCAAAACTTTTCAATTTTTTTCTAACTTTTTCAAACTCTTTTCTTCCCAACTTCCCCTTTTTCAAAAGAATGTCTACAGCCATTCCTCTCCTATGCATTGAAGTTGCTGAGCCACCTACTGCTTTGTTCAGCCTCTCTCCTCTATACCAACTGGTAACAATAACAGGACGCCCCAATATCTTTCTTACTGCATCCAATCTTCTAGCAGTGTATCTTATATTAGCCCTCTCTTCCCAATTAGGTATATTTTTTATTCTCTTCTTTTTTGCTATTGAACTATGAATTGCCTCTCCCATTGTAAAGTATTTTGAAATTTTCTCATCTCTATCTATCCTAGTTGAAGTACAACTTGTTAATAAAAGTATTAAAAGAAAAAAACAGGCTACTCTTTTCATAGTATTCCTCTTTTTCTCTTAGCAAATTCCACTCCTATTATACTTTTTCCATCTGATAACTGATCTAAAGACAGATCTTTTAATGCCCTTCTCTCCACCTCTACAAACTCATCTTCATCAAGGTGTTGCTCTGTTTTTATTAAATTTTCAGCATAATAAAGGTAAAACTTACCATCAGATATTCCTGGACTTGAAAAGTATTCACAAATCTTTTCAATTTTTGTAGCTCTATATCCAGTCTCCTCTTCTAGCTCTCTCAATGCAGCTTCCATAGGACACTCTCCACTTTCTAAAAGTCCTGCTGGTATCTCCAAAGTCTCAATTTTAACAGCAGGTCTATACTGTTTTACTAAAAGTATAGAATTATCCTCAAATACTGCTACCACTCCAACAGCATCTCTTCTCCCTGTAAAAGTCCAATCTACAACTCTTTCATTTGGAAGTCTCAATTTTTTTGAATAAACCTGCATATGCTCATTTCTAAAAACCTCTCTGCTCTCTAACTCTTCAAATTTCTTCATATCTTCCCTCTATCTTTTTATTAGCTCTCTCACTTTATAAAGTATAATTCCAGATGCCATAGCCACATTCAAAGACTCTGCACTTCCAAATATTGGAATAATTACAGTTTCATCTGCTGACTCTAACATCTCTTTAGAAACACCATTTCCCTCACTTCCAAAAACAACAACATTTTTCTCCTGTAACTTCATCTGTGTATACTCTATAGAGTTTTTTTCTAAAGCTGTCACATGTAACTTATATCCTCTCTCTTTTAATAGTTTTAAAAGTTCACTCTCTTCCATATACACAATGTTCATATTAAATATAGACCCCATACTACTTCTTACAGATTTCTCATTATATACATCTACGCTTCCCTTTGTTAAAATTATATCTTTAAATCCTGCTGCATCTCCAACTCTTATTATAGTCCCTAAATTTCCAGGATCTTGTACATTATTTAAGACTATTATATTATCCTCTAATTTTTCCAAACTACTTTCACAATATGGATAAACTAAAATCACCCCTTGTGAATTTTCTTGTGATGTCAACTCCTTAAAGATCTTATCTCCCACTATTAACTTTCTACACTTAAATCTATCAAGTTTAGGAGCGATATTCTCTTCATTTTCAACCCCCTCTTTTAATACAATTAGATTTGGCTCATATGAAAAATCTAAGAATTTTCTTCCCTCAGCTATAAACTCTCCATTTAGTTCTCTATACTTTCTCTGTTTCAATTTTTTTATTTTTTTTACTGTATTATTATCTAAACTATTTATATATTCCACGATATCCTCCAAGTTTTATTTCTACTTTTTATTATACCATAAAAACCTTATCATTTACAGATTTTAAAATTTGTACTATAATCTAATCGAATACTTGTATCATTATGGAGGAGATACTAAAATGTTATCATCTAAATTTATAAAATTTATGAAGGCTCTAAATTCAGGTAAGGTAGAAAATCTATCTTGTGTTGTTAATTTAGGGCGGGTAGGACTTAGAATGGCAGAGGAGTACTCTACAAGATTTGATCTTCTTGAGATTGAACAGTGCCTATTTCTCTCTCAATTTCAAACTCCTGCTATTGAGAAATCAGAAAAACATCTTTTACAACTTATAAAAAAACATGATCCAATATTTTCACTGATGGAATACTACGACAACTATCCCTATTCCTATTCAGATATAAACTATTTTTTTAAAGGTTGTCTTAAGAGTGGGGTTGAGATCTCTATAAAAGCTGTTAATCCAGTGACAAAACATAATTATTTCAAGACTCTATTAAAATTGGAGAAATCACTAAAATTTTACAATTTTTTTATGCCTTGGCTAGATAAAAAGTACAAGGTTAATGAAATTTTGAAAGATTTAGAGAAGCACAGTCTTGAAAAATTTAACTTAATAAATGAGATTAGATTTACTAAAAATATGGAAGAGTATCTTTCACAATATAAAAAATTTAGTTTTTTGAAAAGAGTACGTTTCCCTAAGATATACTCATATCTCTCTTCAAATAATACAGTAGTTAGTGAGTTTATCTATGGAGATTATTTCTATGACCTTCTTCATTGTAAGCAATTACAATATAAAGATGTCCTTGATCTCATCAAAATTCAACTATTTTTTATGTTAAAAGTAGGAGTTTTTTACAATAATCTACACTCTGGGAACCTTATAATGAATGATGAGAAAAAAATATATTTCTTAGATTGTAATGCTATCTCAATTTTAATACCAGAATTGAGAGTAAATCTTCTTGCTATCTTAGAGGCTATTACAGAGGGAGATTTTGAAAAGTTAGCTCACTCTTTTAACAATATGTCACAAGAGAAACTTTCAAAGGAGACAATCGATAAATTAATAATCAATCTTAAATATAGTTTTTCAACTGATTTAATTCAATCTAATGGCTATATTATAAAGTTTATGAAACTATTTAAAGTAGCTAGCAATCATGGAGTTATTTTTGATAATGCCATCTTCTCTATTTTTAAATCTTTCATATACTTTAATAAATTAATTGAAAAAACAAAAAGTAAAAATACTTCCTTTGAGAACGATTTTAAAATCATATTAGCAGAATTAAAAGAGATTATTAAAAAGAATAAATAATTGACTTAACTTATTTTTCATATTAGAATATGCTGTAGACAATTAATTTTAGGAGGTTGATAAATGAAAAAATTATTAGCAACTTTAACTCTTGCTTTAGCTTTTATAGGATGTGGAGGAAAGAAAGAAAGTAATGAGAATACTCTATATATCTATGGTTGGGCTAATACTATACCACAGAGTATATATGAGGCTTTTGAAAAAGAGACAGGAATAAAAGTAGTAGAGGATATCTACTCTTCTAATGAAGAGATGTTTACTAAATTAAAAGCTGGTGGAAATGGGTATGATATTGTTATGCCTTCTGCTGACTATGTAGAGATTATGATGAAAGAGGGTATGCTTGAGAAATTAGATAAAAATCTATTACCTAGCTACTCTAATTTAGATCCATTGGTTTTAGAAAAATTACACCATTTTGATCCAGAGAATAACTATGAAGTTCCTTATCTTATCGGTGCTACTATCATAGCTGTAAATAAAAAATATGTTCCTGAGTTTCCTAGAGACTACTCTATCTATGAGATGTCTAATTTAAAAGGAAGAATGACTCTACTTGATGATATGAGAGAGGTTATGACTTCTGCACTTGGTATGTTAGATTACCCTCAAACTACAGAGGATGAACAAGCTATAGCTCAAGCAGCTGATCTTGTTAAATCTTGGAAGAAAAATATTGCAAAATTTGATGCTGAATCTTTTGGAAAAGGTTTTGCTAGTGGTGATTTCTGGGTAGTTCAAGGATATCCTGATAATATTTTCAAAGAGTTAGATGAGAATGAGAGAGCTAATGTAGAACTTGTTATTCCTGAAAAAGGTGGAACTGCTTATGTTGACTCATTTGTTATGTTAAACTCTGCACCTCACAAAGATGCTGCTTACAAATTCTTAGAGTTCACATTGAGACCTGAGATTGCTGCTCAATTTGCTGATCTACTTGAAACACCATCAGTTAATGCCCCAGCAAGAGAGCTTATGACTGTAAAACCTTTATTTGAAATATCAGATTTAAAAAATGTTCAAGTTTTAAGAGATATCCATTCTACTCTTGACTTACAAAATAAATATTGGCAAGAAATCTTAATTGCTGATTAATAATATTGGAGGAAAAAATGAAATTTTCTATTGAAAGAGAAAAATTAATTTCTGTTTTATCTGAATATACAAATATTTTAAAAGATAATCCTATAAAGCCTATTGTATCTGGTCTTAAAATATCAGCTACTCAAGATGGTGTTGTTTTTGTAGGAACTAATCTTGAAATAGAGCATATTAGAAAAATAAAAATTGATGTTGAAGAAGAGGGCGAAGTTATTATAAAACCATTTCTTTTACTAGAGTATATTAAGCTTTTAGATGAGGAAAGAGTGGACTTCTCTTCTGCAAATGGATTTGTTACTGTTCATCAAGCAGAGTTTTCAGTACTTGAAGGAGGAGCATATCCAAATATTATTGAGTTAGAACCTCAAAATTTACTTTCTATTAGTGGTTCTCATTTTGTAAAACTTCTTGATAAATCAAAATTTGCAGCAACACAATCACAAGAAAATATTCAAATTAACTGTGTTAGAGCTGTATTTAAGAAAGATGAATTAAATTTAGTTTCTACTGACTCATATAGATTACTTTTTTTAAGAGAAAAAATTGAGTGCTTAGATACAAGAGAGATCTCTATTCCTATGGAAACAGTTAATACTCTTTGTAAATTACTTAAAGACTATGACAGAGAGATAACTTTGGGATACAATAATGATACTCTTATTGTAACTTGGGAAAATTCATACTTCAGTAGTAAAACAATTGGGCTTCAATATCCCGATTTTAAAACAATTCTTAGAATTTCAGCTTTTGAAAAGAAGATGGAGTTCAACCGTGATGAACTTAGAAGTGCTTTAAAAAGAGTTATTACAGTTGCTAAAACAAGTTTAGATGCAAAATTTGGAGCTATTTTTAACTTCACTGGAAAAACAATGGTTATCAATGCTTTTTCTGGTAGAGCTAAGATCAATCAAAAAGTTAATATGCTTAAAGATGGTGACGATTTTAAAGCTTCTTTAAACTGTAAATTTTTAGCTGAATATATAGATAATGTTTCTAACAATATTATTATTGGTGGAAATAATGCTTCATCAATGTTTGAAATTAAAGAGATAGATAATGATGATTATATATATATACTGATGCCTTTAGCTCTTAGAGACTAAAGATAAAAGAGCAAGTTAACTTGCTCTTTTTTATCTGGCACAATTTTTTGCTGACCCTACCATTATTTCCAACCCATGCTTTAATTCTGAAATTATATAACTAAGTGACTCATCTACAGCCTTTGGACTTCCCGGCATATTTATTATAAGTGTATCTTTTCTTATACCAGCAGTAGCTCTAGATAACATAGCTCTCTTTGTTATTGTTAAAGAGTAATTTCTAATAGCCTCTGGTATTCCTGGAACTCTCTTTTCAATAACCTCTTCTGTTGCCTCTGGTGTTACATCTCTTTTAGAAAATCCTGTTCCCCCTGTTGTTAAGATTAAATCAGCAATATTTTTATCACAGATCTCCTTTAAACTCTCTACTATCATACCAAATTCATCTGGTATCAATATCTTTTTTACAACTTCATAACCATTTTCTACAACTATTCTCTCTATTACTTGAGTGGAAAGATCCTCTCTTTCTCCACTACTTCCCTTATCACTCATACAAACTATTGCTACTCTAAACATCTGATTCCTCCTTTTATTTTTATTATATCATATATATAATTAAACTTGCTATTTTCTAGTAAATTTGTTATCATTAAAGTTAGATAATTTATAAAATATGAGGTGGTCAGATGAAAAAAAATTTAGTTGGAGCATTACTGATGCTTATTTTATTCTCTGTAAGTTCTTTTGCTAGTGAGATCACTATTAGTTGTGCTGCTAGTCTTAAAGAGGTAATTGAGGAGTTAAGTGATAAATTTAACAAGGAAAATAAAAAGATAAAAGTTAATGTGAATCTAGGTGGTTCTGGAGCATTAAAAAATCAGATAATAGCTGGAGCTCCTGTGGATTTAGTTTTCTTTGCTTCT
Encoded proteins:
- the hydE gene encoding [FeFe] hydrogenase H-cluster radical SAM maturase HydE — encoded protein: MTKKIESILNQEEFTKSDLIQLMKIENKEDLELLFKKAYEIKSKYVGRKVYYRGLIEISNRCIKNCNYCGIRRDNKKVERFSMSKDEIMKSVKWIYENNYASLALQSGERQDKEFVDFIEDLIKEIKTLSNGKLGITLSLGEQSKETYQRWFDAGAHRYLLRIESTNLDIYNKLHPMDNKHTFEVRKRCLEYLREVGYQVGTGVMIGLPNQTEEDLVNDILFYKEMDIDMIGMGPYILHRDTPLGKEWENVVRSEEKRVELGLKMIAITRILLKDVNIAATTALQGLDPNGREKGLLAGANILMPTATALEHKGKYLLYDNKPGIKDSVEKAKEDMDKKVKSIGDEIVYGAWGDSLHFKNK
- a CDS encoding AarF/UbiB family protein, encoding MLSSKFIKFMKALNSGKVENLSCVVNLGRVGLRMAEEYSTRFDLLEIEQCLFLSQFQTPAIEKSEKHLLQLIKKHDPIFSLMEYYDNYPYSYSDINYFFKGCLKSGVEISIKAVNPVTKHNYFKTLLKLEKSLKFYNFFMPWLDKKYKVNEILKDLEKHSLEKFNLINEIRFTKNMEEYLSQYKKFSFLKRVRFPKIYSYLSSNNTVVSEFIYGDYFYDLLHCKQLQYKDVLDLIKIQLFFMLKVGVFYNNLHSGNLIMNDEKKIYFLDCNAISILIPELRVNLLAILEAITEGDFEKLAHSFNNMSQEKLSKETIDKLIINLKYSFSTDLIQSNGYIIKFMKLFKVASNHGVIFDNAIFSIFKSFIYFNKLIEKTKSKNTSFENDFKIILAELKEIIKKNK
- a CDS encoding NUDIX hydrolase, translated to MKKFEELESREVFRNEHMQVYSKKLRLPNERVVDWTFTGRRDAVGVVAVFEDNSILLVKQYRPAVKIETLEIPAGLLESGECPMEAALRELEEETGYRATKIEKICEYFSSPGISDGKFYLYYAENLIKTEQHLDEDEFVEVERRALKDLSLDQLSDGKSIIGVEFAKRKRGIL
- a CDS encoding MogA/MoaB family molybdenum cofactor biosynthesis protein, whose product is MFRVAIVCMSDKGSSGEREDLSTQVIERIVVENGYEVVKKILIPDEFGMIVESLKEICDKNIADLILTTGGTGFSKRDVTPEATEEVIEKRVPGIPEAIRNYSLTITKRAMLSRATAGIRKDTLIINMPGSPKAVDESLSYIISELKHGLEIMVGSAKNCAR
- the dnaN gene encoding DNA polymerase III subunit beta, translated to MKFSIEREKLISVLSEYTNILKDNPIKPIVSGLKISATQDGVVFVGTNLEIEHIRKIKIDVEEEGEVIIKPFLLLEYIKLLDEERVDFSSANGFVTVHQAEFSVLEGGAYPNIIELEPQNLLSISGSHFVKLLDKSKFAATQSQENIQINCVRAVFKKDELNLVSTDSYRLLFLREKIECLDTREISIPMETVNTLCKLLKDYDREITLGYNNDTLIVTWENSYFSSKTIGLQYPDFKTILRISAFEKKMEFNRDELRSALKRVITVAKTSLDAKFGAIFNFTGKTMVINAFSGRAKINQKVNMLKDGDDFKASLNCKFLAEYIDNVSNNIIIGGNNASSMFEIKEIDNDDYIYILMPLALRD
- a CDS encoding extracellular solute-binding protein, yielding MKKLLATLTLALAFIGCGGKKESNENTLYIYGWANTIPQSIYEAFEKETGIKVVEDIYSSNEEMFTKLKAGGNGYDIVMPSADYVEIMMKEGMLEKLDKNLLPSYSNLDPLVLEKLHHFDPENNYEVPYLIGATIIAVNKKYVPEFPRDYSIYEMSNLKGRMTLLDDMREVMTSALGMLDYPQTTEDEQAIAQAADLVKSWKKNIAKFDAESFGKGFASGDFWVVQGYPDNIFKELDENERANVELVIPEKGGTAYVDSFVMLNSAPHKDAAYKFLEFTLRPEIAAQFADLLETPSVNAPARELMTVKPLFEISDLKNVQVLRDIHSTLDLQNKYWQEILIAD
- a CDS encoding D-Ala-D-Ala carboxypeptidase family metallohydrolase yields the protein MKRVACFFLLILLLTSCTSTRIDRDEKISKYFTMGEAIHSSIAKKKRIKNIPNWEERANIRYTARRLDAVRKILGRPVIVTSWYRGERLNKAVGGSATSMHRRGMAVDILLKKGKLGRKEFEKVRKKLKSFDQLIYYPRRGHLHVGFKQYRLQERKQVMIR
- a CDS encoding RNA methyltransferase; this encodes MEYINSLDNNTVKKIKKLKQRKYRELNGEFIAEGRKFLDFSYEPNLIVLKEGVENEENIAPKLDRFKCRKLIVGDKIFKELTSQENSQGVILVYPYCESSLEKLEDNIIVLNNVQDPGNLGTIIRVGDAAGFKDIILTKGSVDVYNEKSVRSSMGSIFNMNIVYMEESELLKLLKERGYKLHVTALEKNSIEYTQMKLQEKNVVVFGSEGNGVSKEMLESADETVIIPIFGSAESLNVAMASGIILYKVRELIKR